A single genomic interval of Aedes aegypti strain LVP_AGWG chromosome 1, AaegL5.0 Primary Assembly, whole genome shotgun sequence harbors:
- the LOC110675288 gene encoding density-regulated protein homolog, whose amino-acid sequence MVSEIPEKLKIGPKDGVSYPLSVQYCGNCSMPLEYCEYYPEYEKCKQWLEKNLPLEFERLKTGGGAVAGGTGTAGGGSGEGASGGADGEGATGGGGEEDKKRQKRGGKGMMKTKKAKDDGPKKICLSRSARGKKKSVTVVTGMATFDVDLKVAAKFFGTKFACGSSVTGDDEIVIQGDVKDDLFDVIPEKWPEIDEDFIEDLGDQKR is encoded by the coding sequence ATGGTCAGTGAAATCCCGGAAAAGCTGAAAATCGGCCCCAAGGATGGGGTCAGCTATCCACTGTCGGTGCAATACTGCGGAAACTGCTCGATGCCTCTGGAGTACTGCGAATACTATCCGGAGTACGAGAAGTGCAAGCAGTGGCTGGAGAAGAACCTTCCGCTGGAGTTCGAGCGGTTGAAAACCGGCGGCGGCGCAGTGGCGGGTGGAACTGGAACAGCTGGAGGTGGATCCGGCGAGGGTGCTTCCGGTGGGGCAGATGGCGAAGGTGCGACTGGAGGAGGAGGCGAGGAAGACAAGAAGCGACAGAAACGCGGAGGCAAAGGCATGATGAAGACAAAGAAAGCGAAGGACGACGGACCGAAGAAGATTTGCCTGTCGCGGTCGGCTCGCGGCAAAAAGAAGTCCGTCACGGTCgtcaccggaatggccaccttCGACGTGGACCTCAAGGTGGCGGCCAAATTCTTCGGGACGAAGTTTGCTTGTGGCTCGTCCGTAACCGGAGACGACGAGATTGTGATCCAGGGCGACGTGAAAGACGACCTGTTCGATGTGATTCCGGAGAAGTGGCCGGAAATCGACGAGGACTTCATCGAAGATTTGGGCGATCAGAAGCGATAG